GTCACTTGAAAAACATTAGCTGCCATATCAGAGCGGGTAATCCCAGTATCAATCCACGTTGACTTGGTAGGAGTATCTGTATAAATTACTTGATCTAATCTGACATACTCATGAGTCGAAACCCGATAATAATAAGTTCCATTAATTAAACGCCGCCGATCAGTCTTCCAAGCACTATTTAAAGCTAGATAACGATCAACTACCACATTACCATTATCATCAAAAATCTGAGCATATTGGAATGATGAACCATTTAAAATAGTTACAACACCATTTAAATCTTCATCAGTAACAGCCGGTTTATTATCAGGTGTAGGTTGGGTAGGAGTTACAACTGCTGGTGCTGTTGGCTGTGGTGCTGGAGATGGATTAACTGGCTGCGTAGGTTGAGTAGGCTGACTCGGAGTAGAAGGCTTAGAGCCCGGCTGGGAAGGTTTGTTACTATTACCACCACTAGCTTTTTTAACCGTTACTTGATACGTATAGTTACCGTCAGAATCTAGTGAAACTGGCGTTGTCTGATTGTCCTTATTAATAGATATTTTATGAGCATTAATGAACTTGTCATATTTACTATTTCCTAAAAGTGCATGCAAATCAATAGTTACTGTATAAATTGGATTACCATCTTGATGATCTTTCTTACCACTATCTTTAATTGATGTATTATTCTGCAAGCTTTGATCCCAGTTGGTTTTTCCTTTTAAGCCTGTAATACTTTCCTTAATTTTACTTTCAATGTCTTTATCATCATTTATTGCACTTATAGTACTAATACTAATAGAATCGAGTTGGTTGACTGTAATGTCTCGTGTATAAGTGTAATCACCTTTTCCATCAGGTGTAACTGGCTTCTTATCTAATTGGAAAGCACTATAATTATTATCTAAAATTTTGCCAACATGAATAGTTACTTGTTGGTGATAGGTTCCAGGTTGCAGATAAATACCTTGATAGTACTTGTCATTATCATCTTTTATTGCTCCAAATTTGACATTACCTTTTGCTGTTAATACCGATGTTTCGTCGTCATTTTCACCTTTTATACGCAATAAACCAATCTTGTTGAAATCACTCACAGGAGTACCTTCATCAATATCATCAAATTTTTTATAATTTGTATCTGGTTGAGCGTTAAATACAGGCTTTGATGGTACCAAAGCATTAGCTTCAACTTTTTGTTTGAAAGTATATACATCTCCCTTAATATCTGAGCTTGTAACTGGCTTTCCATTAATTGTTACTTTATTATCGTTTACTGCATCCATATAATTTGATCCTAATAAATCCTTAAGATTCAGTTCAACCTCTTGTTCATAATCATTATCGGCTGTTAACTTGTCGCTAGTATATTCTTTATCACCCTTAAACAATTTACCAAATTTGACTACATCTTTAATATCTTTAACTGTTGTCCCTTTTTCAACTTTCAATTTGTCTTTTATTGTGTTTTGTAAGCCTGTTTTAGTTGTACCTTCATCTATCTTAACTGGATTCTCAACACATGCTACTTCAACTGGTTTTATTTCTTGTTGATCATTTATAACATTGAATGTTCTTGTGTAGGTCAAAGTACCGTTTGTGGCATCAAAATGTGGATTTGTTGTATTTCTATAGTCATAGATATTATTTCCACCCACCTTTAAATTACCATGACTTATGAGAATTTCATAACCATTATGAACTTCTTGTTCAAATAATTTTTTAAAATTAATCGTGATGTATTGTGTGTACATTCCTTGTTTAATTGGAGAGTTTTCGTCAACTTCTTTATCACTATCATCATAAAGTTTTTGCAATCCATCAGTATAAGGTGTCATTTTATCGACATCATAACCATTGGCTAAAACATCTGGTTTTTTACTTAATTCAATTAATTTTTTAGGATCTACATCATCATAATAATCAGAATTACGTTTATTAAAATTGATAGGACTATTGTCATAACTCATTGTACCTACTGCATCAACTTCAAATCCATTATCACCAGTAATGTGGTATGTTAATTCAATATCTCCACCAGACAAACGTATATCGGTCGTTATAACACTATCAGAATATGGATTTCCACTCGTGAGAGGATAAGATCCTCCATTATGAATTTTAGCTACGGCACTAATAGTAAATTTCAAATTTTTTAAAAGTGACTTACCATTTTGTATTTCAAAACCCGGCTGATTAGGTCTAAATGCACTATTAATATCAATCGAATTAATGCTGTATTTATTAGTTGAAGAATTAAATATAAGTGCACCATTAATAGAATCAGTAGGGTCAAAAAAGTCCTTATTATTGGCCACTGGCATATTATCAATAAAATTTAAACCAAGATTTTTGAACTCATTATAATGTAGAACGTTATACTTATTATCTTTCACAAACATGTTTTCAAGTGTCGTTTTTAAAGCATCTTCATCATCTTGTACCAAAGAATCTGCTTGCACCACTTGCGGTTGCAGTGGATTAACGTTCATTGGTGGAGCTATTAGAGCAGCGCCAAACAAGGACGCTGCAATGATGCTAGAGCTAACTAGCGTGGTTTTTTTCATTATAAATTTTCCTCCTCAATAATTGTGGTGATGTTTTAATTGTTCTCCCCAAATTAATCATCACTAACATGACCAAGATTAAGGAAACCGCTTTTATAAACGAGTTCCTTTTTTATATTAGCCATCTAAATTGAGTTTATCATAAAAATATTCCCCATAAAAGTGCTAATTAAGCCATCTCAACATAAAAAGCACCTTCTTAATTTGAAGGTGCAATACTAGTTTGAATTTCTGTGATTAAGTCCTGTAAATTAGTAATTTGATATTTATCCATCGCCTGAGGCAAATCATGAATAATTTGACAGCAAGCATCAGCTTGGTGGTAGGTAGCACTGCCGACTTGTACCGCATTAGCGCCGGCAACTAATAGTTCCAAAGCGTCGGCTGCACTTTCCACACCGCCCACGCCAATAATCGGTAACCGAGTTACTGTCCGAACTTGGCGAATCATGCGAACAGCTAGCGGATGCAGGGCACTGCCAGATAATCCGCCTGTCCCATGAGCCAAAATTGACTGGCGTGTTTTTAAGTCAAAGCCTAAACCAGTTAAGGTATTAATCATTGTTAATCCACTAGCACCCCCACGCTCGGCCGCTAGCGCAATCGGTACGATATCAGTGACATTGGGTGTCAGCTTCATAAAGACTGGCTTATTGACCACTTGGCCAATTTGGCGCGTTAATTGCTCAACTGTTTGGGGATCTGTTCCAAAGGCTAGTCCTCCTTGTTCCACGTTGGGACAAGAAATATTAATTTCAAGCCATTTAACATTGTCAGCCGTAGCCATTTGTTGTGCCACGGTCACATATTCTTCTACGGTTGAACCAGCAACACTGCCGACAATGGGCAAGGTCGGATAATGTTGTGCTAACCAGGGCAATTGCTCTGTTAAAACAGTCTCAATTCCCGGGTTCTTGAGACCAATGGCATTAAGCCAACCACCAGTCATTTGCGCCGTTGTTGGTCGTGCATTCCCGGCGCGTGCAGTTGCAGTAGTTGACTTAATAACTAAAGCACCCAGAGTGTTTAAATCAAAGTTTTGGGCCATTTCTTGACCATAAGCCGCAGTGCCACTGGCGGGCATGATGGGATTTTTTAAGGTGATTTGCGGTAAGTTAACTGCTAAGCGATTCATATTCTCCTCCTATAAAGCTTGAGTGACAAAGGACTGAGCTTCCAACACTTGCAAAATGGCGTCTACAGTATCTAAAGCTGTGAATAACGGTACTTCATGAGCAATAGCTGTTTGCCGAATTAAAACACCATCGGTGGCACTAGCTTGTTCATTAGAAACCGTATTAACTACCAATTGTACTTGGTGATTCGTAATTAAATCCAATAAATTCGAATTTTCTGTAATTTTGGCGACGGCGTCAGCTTGCAAGCCAGCTTCATGGAGTGCTTGGGCCGTACCATGAGTAGCCACTAGTTGAAAGCCTAATTCATGAAAACGCTGAGCGAGTTTAATTGCTTCGTCTTTGTCTTCATCTTTTACGGTCATCAAGATAGTGCCATGTTGTGGTACATTTGTTTTGGCAGCTGCAAAAGCTTTATAAAGGGCTTTGGACAAGGTATAATCGCTTCCCATGACTTCACCTGTGGATTTCATTTCTGGCCCTAACAAGCTATCAACTCGAGCTAATTTAGCAAATGAAAAGACGGGAGCTTTCACATGAATCATCTTGCCTTCTGCCACTAGTCCATCTTGATAACCTTGAGCTTGCAGACTAGTACCTAAAATTGCCTTTGTTGCAACTTGCGCCATCGGAATATCAGTCACCTTACTTAAAAAAGGCACTGTTCGGCTGGCACGCGGATTAACTTCAATAACATAAGCTTGTTCATCGCGAATGATAAATTGAATATTCATCATCCCCAAGCAATTTAAACTGTACGCTAATTGTGTGGTATATTGAACAATTTGTTGTTTGACAGTAGCAGAAATATGCTGGCTGGGATAAACAGCCATAGAATCGCCAGAGTGCACTCCTGCGCGTTCAATATGTTCCATAATACCCGGAATCAACACATCTTGACCATCACAGATAGCGTCTACTTCGCATTCTTTACCGACTAAATACTGATCAATTAAGACCGGATGTTCATGTGAAACTTGCACCGCATTATGCATGTAATGGCGCAAGTCAGCTTCATTATGCACAATTTCCATGGCTCGTCCACCTAAGACATAGCTGGGACGTACCAAAACAGGATAACCGATGCGCGCAGCAATTTTGAGGGAAGTTGCTTCATCATTAGCGGTATCACCCACTGGTTGAGGAATTTTTAAGGCTTTAATTACTTGGTCAAATTCGTCTCGGTCTTCAGCACGATTAATATCAGCTACAGTAGTACCGATAATTGGAACACCTGCTTGGGCTAATGGTTCGGCCAAGTTAATAGCCGTTTGTCCGCCAAATTGTACAATCACTCCTTGGGGCTGTTCAAGGTCAATAACGTTTAAAACATCTTCTAAACTTAAAGGTTCAAAATACAACTTATCCGAAATGGAAAAATCAGTTGAAACAGTTTCTGGATTATTATTAATAATAATTGCTTCATAACCAGCACTTTGAATTGCTTGGACACAATGGACGGTCGCATAATCAAATTCAACCCCTTGTCCAATACGGATTGGTCCTGAGCCTAAGACTAAGATGGACGGCTTAGAGCTAGGGTGACTTTCATTTTCTTGCTCATAAGTTCCGTAAAAATAAGGCGTTGAAGCTGCAAATTCACCTGCGCAGGTATCAACCATTTTATAGACTGGCGTAATTTGCTGTCGCAGCCGCCATTGCCGCACAGCTTGGGGAGTCATTTGCCATTGACGGGCAATGGTTTCATCAGTGAGGCCGTTGGCTTTGGCGAGTGTCAAGGTGTCCACATCTTGAGGGTGTTGCTTTAATTGAGCTTCAATTTCTTGAATATGGAGCAATTTGTCTAAAAAGAAGATATTAATTTGCGTTAATTGATTTAACTTTTCTAAAGAATAGCCGCGTCGTAAGGCTTCTGCAAGATAAAATAACCGATCATCTTGCGGATGTGTTAACCCCTGTTCTAATTCTGATGCACTTAAGGCTGTTAATTCAGGTTTGTGCAGGTCTACTAAGCCAATTTCTAATGACCGAACCGCTTTTAAGGTAGCTTCTTCAATATTACGTCCAATCGCCATTACCTCGCCTGTAGCTTTCATCTGGGTGCCTAATTGCCGATCAGCTTGGGTAAATTTATCAAATGGCCAACGGGGAATTTTGCAGACTACATAATCTAAAGCTGGTTCAAATTCTGCGTAAGTGGTTTTTGTTACGGGATTTTTAATTTCATCAAGAGTTAAACCGACTGCAATTTTGGCAGCCATTTTCGCAATCGGGTAGCCTGTAGCTTTTGAAGCTAGAGCACTCGAGCGGCTCACCCGCGGGTTAACTTCGATTACATAATATTGATAACTATGTGGATCTAATGCCAACTGGACGTTACAGCCACCTTCGATTTTTAAAGCCCGGATAATTTTCAAAGAGACATCCCGCAACATCTGTACTTCCCGATCAGATAAGGTCTGAACAGGCGCATAGACAATCGAATCACCGGTATGAATACCCACGGGATCAAAGTTTTCCATATTGCAGACTACCAGAGCGTTATCTGCATGATCGCGCATAACTTCAAATTCAATTTCTTTGAAACCGGCAATAC
The nucleotide sequence above comes from Bombilactobacillus bombi. Encoded proteins:
- a CDS encoding SLAP domain-containing protein, whose translation is MKKTTLVSSSIIAASLFGAALIAPPMNVNPLQPQVVQADSLVQDDEDALKTTLENMFVKDNKYNVLHYNEFKNLGLNFIDNMPVANNKDFFDPTDSINGALIFNSSTNKYSINSIDINSAFRPNQPGFEIQNGKSLLKNLKFTISAVAKIHNGGSYPLTSGNPYSDSVITTDIRLSGGDIELTYHITGDNGFEVDAVGTMSYDNSPINFNKRNSDYYDDVDPKKLIELSKKPDVLANGYDVDKMTPYTDGLQKLYDDSDKEVDENSPIKQGMYTQYITINFKKLFEQEVHNGYEILISHGNLKVGGNNIYDYRNTTNPHFDATNGTLTYTRTFNVINDQQEIKPVEVACVENPVKIDEGTTKTGLQNTIKDKLKVEKGTTVKDIKDVVKFGKLFKGDKEYTSDKLTADNDYEQEVELNLKDLLGSNYMDAVNDNKVTINGKPVTSSDIKGDVYTFKQKVEANALVPSKPVFNAQPDTNYKKFDDIDEGTPVSDFNKIGLLRIKGENDDETSVLTAKGNVKFGAIKDDNDKYYQGIYLQPGTYHQQVTIHVGKILDNNYSAFQLDKKPVTPDGKGDYTYTRDITVNQLDSISISTISAINDDKDIESKIKESITGLKGKTNWDQSLQNNTSIKDSGKKDHQDGNPIYTVTIDLHALLGNSKYDKFINAHKISINKDNQTTPVSLDSDGNYTYQVTVKKASGGNSNKPSQPGSKPSTPSQPTQPTQPVNPSPAPQPTAPAVVTPTQPTPDNKPAVTDEDLNGVVTILNGSSFQYAQIFDDNGNVVVDRYLALNSAWKTDRRRLINGTYYYRVSTHEYVRLDQVIYTDTPTKSTWIDTGITRSDMAANVFQVTEPQAYLWEISADGQRLNQKPDRLLVTGSSWKTGQKLVIDGATFYQVSTNEWVKETKGYLVK
- a CDS encoding dihydroorotate dehydrogenase; this translates as MNRLAVNLPQITLKNPIMPASGTAAYGQEMAQNFDLNTLGALVIKSTTATARAGNARPTTAQMTGGWLNAIGLKNPGIETVLTEQLPWLAQHYPTLPIVGSVAGSTVEEYVTVAQQMATADNVKWLEINISCPNVEQGGLAFGTDPQTVEQLTRQIGQVVNKPVFMKLTPNVTDIVPIALAAERGGASGLTMINTLTGLGFDLKTRQSILAHGTGGLSGSALHPLAVRMIRQVRTVTRLPIIGVGGVESAADALELLVAGANAVQVGSATYHQADACCQIIHDLPQAMDKYQITNLQDLITEIQTSIAPSN
- the carB gene encoding carbamoyl-phosphate synthase large subunit; this encodes MTQRTDIHKIMVIGSGPIIIGQAAEFDYSGTQACLALKELGYQVVLVNSNPATIMTDKKIADKVYLEPLTLEFVSQILRKELPEAILPTLGGQQGLNMAVALAESGILDELQIELLGTKLSAIKQAEDREEFRTLMQELHEPVPGSAIAHTTAEAIAFAQDVGYPVIVRPAFTMGGSGGGIASNESELATIAENGLALSPVTQILVEQSIAGFKEIEFEVMRDHADNALVVCNMENFDPVGIHTGDSIVYAPVQTLSDREVQMLRDVSLKIIRALKIEGGCNVQLALDPHSYQYYVIEVNPRVSRSSALASKATGYPIAKMAAKIAVGLTLDEIKNPVTKTTYAEFEPALDYVVCKIPRWPFDKFTQADRQLGTQMKATGEVMAIGRNIEEATLKAVRSLEIGLVDLHKPELTALSASELEQGLTHPQDDRLFYLAEALRRGYSLEKLNQLTQINIFFLDKLLHIQEIEAQLKQHPQDVDTLTLAKANGLTDETIARQWQMTPQAVRQWRLRQQITPVYKMVDTCAGEFAASTPYFYGTYEQENESHPSSKPSILVLGSGPIRIGQGVEFDYATVHCVQAIQSAGYEAIIINNNPETVSTDFSISDKLYFEPLSLEDVLNVIDLEQPQGVIVQFGGQTAINLAEPLAQAGVPIIGTTVADINRAEDRDEFDQVIKALKIPQPVGDTANDEATSLKIAARIGYPVLVRPSYVLGGRAMEIVHNEADLRHYMHNAVQVSHEHPVLIDQYLVGKECEVDAICDGQDVLIPGIMEHIERAGVHSGDSMAVYPSQHISATVKQQIVQYTTQLAYSLNCLGMMNIQFIIRDEQAYVIEVNPRASRTVPFLSKVTDIPMAQVATKAILGTSLQAQGYQDGLVAEGKMIHVKAPVFSFAKLARVDSLLGPEMKSTGEVMGSDYTLSKALYKAFAAAKTNVPQHGTILMTVKDEDKDEAIKLAQRFHELGFQLVATHGTAQALHEAGLQADAVAKITENSNLLDLITNHQVQLVVNTVSNEQASATDGVLIRQTAIAHEVPLFTALDTVDAILQVLEAQSFVTQAL